In Pseudorasbora parva isolate DD20220531a chromosome 20, ASM2467924v1, whole genome shotgun sequence, a single window of DNA contains:
- the sobpb gene encoding sine oculis-binding protein homolog B isoform X2, translating into MNELLGWYGYDRVDLQDSDAADARSRAKRNHISVLKEISVPKPQASERKAVSSDAPLSPSSSSHSSSSSPRAMEQHMNVIVPLIKPSAVEDVQNVQIVCVWCQKEGMKRYSLLMGSELKSFCSEKCFAACRRAYFKRNKARDEDRHGDQSPPPGQTLDTPTRLLLKMNNNTRVCDWCKHVRHTKEYLDFGSGEERLQFCSTKCLNQYKMDVFYREARAALTGSKNEENRPKPAVPENQNLLTPEAWDSPAKTPQTLTPSSSLRTAHSKTCSTLEPRPHQMPLPFVRPPLHAQGLRSPAPNPPHPLSPAHRASFAPPPVMHPYGAPYVPFHPPQMPPPQMPPPWPHNIMLLPYPVFVPIPVPIPIPIPIISQTGHRGVIRSLRDLHTPDPDQSSSETNENRVKMESVSERKVIQCLRRFLVKEENHDTHIQSEALHTATASLDGRIVSPASLYSLARSTAIQAASLSLDSGSAHIPSPLSDCEDVKENSCLRGLDHDDGSANPQQADCQSDQSKDSRGDEDDAPQDVEHTYARSAPPKLREKNTHVAAQTQTWEKNTHTHSHTHTAAQGSEPSGWDDQEPAVKRRCLRIRDQNK; encoded by the exons ATGAATGAGCTGTTGGGTTGGTACGGCTATGATCGAGTGGACCTGCAGGACTCAGACGCCGCTGATGCCCGGAGCCGCGCCAAACGCAATCATATATCTGTTCTTAAGG AGATCTCCGTGCCGAAGCCTCAGGCCTCGGAGAGGAAGGCTGTGTCCTCAGATGCTCCACTCTCGCCCTCTTCATCctcacactcttcctcttcctcaccGCGGGCCATGGAGCAGCACATGAACGTCATCGTGCCGCTCATCAAGCCGtccgccg TGGAGGACGTGCAGAATGTGcagatcgtgtgtgtgtggtgtcaGAAGGAGGGCATGAAGCGCTACTCTCTGCTCATGGGCTCTGAGCTCAAGAGCTTCTGCAGCGAGAAGTGTTTCGCTGCGTGCCGGCGCGCCTACTTCAAACGCAACAAG GCTCGAGATGAGGATCGTCATGGCGACCAGTCTCCGCCCCCCGGGCAAACGCTGGACACGCCCACAAGACTTCTGCTGAAGATGAACAACAACACGCgt gTGTGTGATTGGTGCAAACACGTTCGTCACACTAAAGAGTACCTGGACTTTGGTTCGGGCGAGGAGCGACTGCAGTTCTGTAGCACCAAATGTCTGAACCAGTACAAGATGGACGTGTTTTACCGGGAGGCTCGAGCCGCGCTCACCGGCTCCAAAAACGAGGAAAACCGGCCCAAACCGGCTGTGCCAGAAAACCAGAACCTCCTCACCCCGGAGGCCTGGGACTCGCCGGCGAAAACCCCCCAAACCCTGACGCCATCTTCATCTCTGCGAACGGCCCACTCCAAGACATGCTCTACACTAGAGCCACGCCCACATCAGATGCCCCTCCCCTTTGTGCGGCCACCCCTTCATGCGCAAGGCTTGCGAAGCCCCGCCCCTAATCCGCCTCACCCTCTAAGTCCCGCCCACAGGGCGTCGTTTGCCCCGCCCCCTGTCATGCATCCGTATGGTGCACCGTATGTGCCTTTCCACCCTCCCCAAATGCCTCCGCCCCAAATGCCTCCGCCCTGGCCCCACAATATTATGCTGCTGCCCTATCCCGTTTTTGTACCTATCCCAGTGCCAATTCCCATTCCCATCCCGATTATCTCCCAAACTGGCCACAGAGGGGTCATTCGAAGCCTTCGGGACTTACACACACCCGATCCGGATCAATCCAGCTCGGAGACCAATGAGAATCGAGTAAAGATGGAAAGTGTGTCCGAGCGGAAGGTTATCCAATGTCTCCGGAGATTCCTGGTTAAAGAGGAGAACCACGATACACACATCCAAAGCGAAGCACTTCACACCGCGACCGCGTCATTGGACGGCCGAATTGTTAGTCCCGCCTCTTTGTACTCATTGGCTCGCTCGACCGCCATACAGGCCGCCTCGCTCTCATTGGACAGCGGCTCCGCCCACATTCCGTCGCCGCTCTCGGATTGTGAAGACGTGAAGGAGAACAGCTGTCTGAGGGGGCTGGACCACGACGACGGTTCGGCCAATCCCCAGCAAGCAGACTGCCAGAGCGACCAATCGAAAGACAGCAGAGGGGATGAGGACGACGCCCCTCAGGATGTGGAGCACACGTACGCGCGGTCCGCGCCGCCGAAACTGCGCGAGAAAAACACACATGTGGCTGCGCAAACACAGACCTGGgagaagaacacacacacacactcacacacacacacggctgcGCAGGGATCGGAGCCGAGCGGGTGGGACGATCAGGAGCCGGCCGTCAAGAGGCGATGCCTGAGAATCAGAGACCAGAACAAATGA
- the sobpb gene encoding sine oculis-binding protein homolog B isoform X1, whose product MPEMDTGRASENKRSRKPARPVRRAASEEMTSFAESTMNELLGWYGYDRVDLQDSDAADARSRAKRNHISVLKEISVPKPQASERKAVSSDAPLSPSSSSHSSSSSPRAMEQHMNVIVPLIKPSAVEDVQNVQIVCVWCQKEGMKRYSLLMGSELKSFCSEKCFAACRRAYFKRNKARDEDRHGDQSPPPGQTLDTPTRLLLKMNNNTRVCDWCKHVRHTKEYLDFGSGEERLQFCSTKCLNQYKMDVFYREARAALTGSKNEENRPKPAVPENQNLLTPEAWDSPAKTPQTLTPSSSLRTAHSKTCSTLEPRPHQMPLPFVRPPLHAQGLRSPAPNPPHPLSPAHRASFAPPPVMHPYGAPYVPFHPPQMPPPQMPPPWPHNIMLLPYPVFVPIPVPIPIPIPIISQTGHRGVIRSLRDLHTPDPDQSSSETNENRVKMESVSERKVIQCLRRFLVKEENHDTHIQSEALHTATASLDGRIVSPASLYSLARSTAIQAASLSLDSGSAHIPSPLSDCEDVKENSCLRGLDHDDGSANPQQADCQSDQSKDSRGDEDDAPQDVEHTYARSAPPKLREKNTHVAAQTQTWEKNTHTHSHTHTAAQGSEPSGWDDQEPAVKRRCLRIRDQNK is encoded by the exons agttTTGCTGAAAGCACCATGAATGAGCTGTTGGGTTGGTACGGCTATGATCGAGTGGACCTGCAGGACTCAGACGCCGCTGATGCCCGGAGCCGCGCCAAACGCAATCATATATCTGTTCTTAAGG AGATCTCCGTGCCGAAGCCTCAGGCCTCGGAGAGGAAGGCTGTGTCCTCAGATGCTCCACTCTCGCCCTCTTCATCctcacactcttcctcttcctcaccGCGGGCCATGGAGCAGCACATGAACGTCATCGTGCCGCTCATCAAGCCGtccgccg TGGAGGACGTGCAGAATGTGcagatcgtgtgtgtgtggtgtcaGAAGGAGGGCATGAAGCGCTACTCTCTGCTCATGGGCTCTGAGCTCAAGAGCTTCTGCAGCGAGAAGTGTTTCGCTGCGTGCCGGCGCGCCTACTTCAAACGCAACAAG GCTCGAGATGAGGATCGTCATGGCGACCAGTCTCCGCCCCCCGGGCAAACGCTGGACACGCCCACAAGACTTCTGCTGAAGATGAACAACAACACGCgt gTGTGTGATTGGTGCAAACACGTTCGTCACACTAAAGAGTACCTGGACTTTGGTTCGGGCGAGGAGCGACTGCAGTTCTGTAGCACCAAATGTCTGAACCAGTACAAGATGGACGTGTTTTACCGGGAGGCTCGAGCCGCGCTCACCGGCTCCAAAAACGAGGAAAACCGGCCCAAACCGGCTGTGCCAGAAAACCAGAACCTCCTCACCCCGGAGGCCTGGGACTCGCCGGCGAAAACCCCCCAAACCCTGACGCCATCTTCATCTCTGCGAACGGCCCACTCCAAGACATGCTCTACACTAGAGCCACGCCCACATCAGATGCCCCTCCCCTTTGTGCGGCCACCCCTTCATGCGCAAGGCTTGCGAAGCCCCGCCCCTAATCCGCCTCACCCTCTAAGTCCCGCCCACAGGGCGTCGTTTGCCCCGCCCCCTGTCATGCATCCGTATGGTGCACCGTATGTGCCTTTCCACCCTCCCCAAATGCCTCCGCCCCAAATGCCTCCGCCCTGGCCCCACAATATTATGCTGCTGCCCTATCCCGTTTTTGTACCTATCCCAGTGCCAATTCCCATTCCCATCCCGATTATCTCCCAAACTGGCCACAGAGGGGTCATTCGAAGCCTTCGGGACTTACACACACCCGATCCGGATCAATCCAGCTCGGAGACCAATGAGAATCGAGTAAAGATGGAAAGTGTGTCCGAGCGGAAGGTTATCCAATGTCTCCGGAGATTCCTGGTTAAAGAGGAGAACCACGATACACACATCCAAAGCGAAGCACTTCACACCGCGACCGCGTCATTGGACGGCCGAATTGTTAGTCCCGCCTCTTTGTACTCATTGGCTCGCTCGACCGCCATACAGGCCGCCTCGCTCTCATTGGACAGCGGCTCCGCCCACATTCCGTCGCCGCTCTCGGATTGTGAAGACGTGAAGGAGAACAGCTGTCTGAGGGGGCTGGACCACGACGACGGTTCGGCCAATCCCCAGCAAGCAGACTGCCAGAGCGACCAATCGAAAGACAGCAGAGGGGATGAGGACGACGCCCCTCAGGATGTGGAGCACACGTACGCGCGGTCCGCGCCGCCGAAACTGCGCGAGAAAAACACACATGTGGCTGCGCAAACACAGACCTGGgagaagaacacacacacacactcacacacacacacggctgcGCAGGGATCGGAGCCGAGCGGGTGGGACGATCAGGAGCCGGCCGTCAAGAGGCGATGCCTGAGAATCAGAGACCAGAACAAATGA